The nucleotide window AGCGCAATAATAAATTGAGCTTCGATTACTTTACCGAAAGTCGCAACAAATTTTGAGCCGAAAAACTTAACTTCTTCATAGATAAAACCAATTTTACTTGTAGAAAACTGATTGGTGAAGGAAACTAAGTGTTCTTTGCCTAATGAGAAAAATAGGCTTAACATCAGCGCGATAAATACATTCATCAAGACCGTTCCGACATTCGTTAAGTATGTCAAAATCATCGAAACACCTTGTTCTGTGTATTTCATAATATCAAATTGATTCGCTAAGCTGACAATGTAATTAATGAAATCATTATTACTATCTGTTTTTAAGAACGTATTACCAAATTTCACCAGCTGATTTATTTGATCCGCTAAGACAGGAATGTACTTAACGAATACAAAGACGATAACCGCGGCGATTAAGGCGTAAAGTATCAATACAATAATTTGCCGGTAAATCGAAATCCTCCGCAATATAAAGTTTTCCAGACGTGTAATAAGATAAGAAAAAATGAATGTTAATAAAATAATATTCATTTGACTTCTAAGTAAGTACAAGACGAAGGCAATTAAAATAAATACTCCCACTCGTCGTACACTGCGATTTTGTAAAAATGAACTAAGCTCTTTCAAAAATGGATGACCTCCTCTACTTATCTTCGCCAATGATTTTAACTTCTGTTTCTAATTCTACATCGAATTTCTCGCGTACAGTTTTTTGAACATAGGCGATTAAATCCATATAATCAGTAGCAGTTGCGCCGCCGATATTAACAATAAATCCTGCATGTTTTAATGAAACTTGCGCGCCACCGATAATATGGCCTTGTAAGCCACTATCTTGTATTAACTTACCGGCAAAATGACCGGGTGGACGTTTAAACACGCTACCACAAGAAGGATATTCTAATGGTTGTTTTGATTCGCGTGCTGCGGTTAATTCATCCATTTTTGCTTGGATTGTATTTTTGTCATCTAACGTTAAAGAAAAAGTCGCATCTAACACAATGTAATTTTTCTCAGCAATCGTGCTAAAACGATACGCTGCTTTTAGCTCAGAACGCTGTAATTTCTTT belongs to Listeria swaminathanii and includes:
- a CDS encoding AI-2E family transporter, whose product is MKELSSFLQNRSVRRVGVFILIAFVLYLLRSQMNIILLTFIFSYLITRLENFILRRISIYRQIIVLILYALIAAVIVFVFVKYIPVLADQINQLVKFGNTFLKTDSNNDFINYIVSLANQFDIMKYTEQGVSMILTYLTNVGTVLMNVFIALMLSLFFSLGKEHLVSFTNQFSTSKIGFIYEEVKFFGSKFVATFGKVIEAQFIIALVNAVLTTIALWILGFPQLMTLSIMVFLLGLIPVAGVIISLIPLTIIGYSVGGVEYIFYILIVVIIIHALESYVLNPKLMSAKTNLPVFYTFIILIFGEHFFGIWGLIVGIPVVMFFLDVLGVTNQEEIEQPKDTISHT